One Glycine max cultivar Williams 82 chromosome 6, Glycine_max_v4.0, whole genome shotgun sequence DNA segment encodes these proteins:
- the LOC102666928 gene encoding WAT1-related protein At1g70260, which yields MEVNKTKMSEVLPFIIMVIMEGWTIGLTIFAKTAITNGMSPLVFIVYTNALATIILFPCSFLTHQEDRKERPSFTFSLFMRFLFLGFIGITMTQAFLFLGLSYSSPILVCAMGHLIPTFNFLLSVIFRKTEMNLRSPGMQVQLIGILVSIMGAVVAEFFKGPLVRPSSHDHLKHANKQYLVFSSTPEFWVLGGALLAASFFSLSIFNLFQKETVERYPEPMKVLSYSNLLGTILSAIVSWIVEREINVWKIKRNKDLILIVLTALVGGVIRPNIHVWFTRIKGPLYVPLFKPFGIAFATTFALCFFSNSLHYGSVIGTTTLGMGYYTVMYGQIKGNEEETSCDDCSSDSLDKKIPLLQEKMEEV from the exons ATGGAGGTTAATAAGACTAAGATGTCTGAGGTGCTGCCATTCATAATCATGGTGATTATGGAAGGTTGGACTATAGGACTCACGATTTTTGCCAAAACTGCAATAACTAATGGAATGAGCCCACTTGTGTTCATTGTTTATACCAATGCTTTGGCCACTATAATTCTGTTCCCTTGTTCCTTTTTAACACACCAAGAGGACAg AAAGGAGAGGCCATCTTTTACTTTCTCTTTGTTCATGCGATTCTTGTTCCTCGGTTTTATAgg GATAACGATGACTCAGGCCTTTTTATTCCTGGGCCTAAGTTATAGTTCGCCAATACTTGTGTGTGCCATGGGACACTTGATCCCAACGTTTAACTTTCTTCTCTCTGTCATTTTCAG GAAGACAGAGATGAATTTGAGAAGCCCTGGTATGCAAGTCCAATTAATTGGTATCTTGGTATCGATAATGGGAGCAGTGGTAGCAGAGTTCTTCAAGGGACCACTTGTAAGACCCTCTTCTCATGACCACCTTAAACACGCTAATAAGCAATATCTGGTATTCTCCTCAACACCAGAGTTTTGGGTTCTTGGTGGCGCTTTGCTTGCtgcttctttcttctctctttcaaTTTTCAACCTTTTCCAG AAAGAAACCGTCGAGCGATATCCGGAACCAATGAAAGTGCTTTCTTATTCTAACTTACTTGGAACCATCCTTAGTGCAATAGTCTCGTGGATAGTAGAGAGGGAAATAAATGTTTGGAAGATAAAGCGTAACAAGGATCTCATTCTCATTGTTCTAACT GCACTCGTTGGTGGTGTGATTCGTCCCAATATTCATGTATGGTTCACTCGAATCAAGGGTCCACTTTATGTGCCACTTTTCAAGCCCTTTGGTATTGCCTTTGCCACTACTTTTGCACTTTGCTTCTTTTCTAACAGTCTTCATTATGGAAG cGTGATAGGAACAACTACACTTGGAATGGGGTATTATACAGTAATGTATGGACAAATCAaaggaaatgaagaagagaCAAGCTGTGACGATTGCTCATCAGATTCTTTGGACAAGAAGATACCTCTTTTGCAAgaaaagatggaagaagtgTGA